In the genome of Segatella copri, one region contains:
- a CDS encoding PD-(D/E)XK nuclease family protein has protein sequence MKAFLKIVAKDMLEKYGTDMSDIAVVFPNKRASLFLNSYLAQLAHKPIWTPTYITISDLFRRHSDLKVADPIKSICDLHKTFVKCTGIDETLDHFYGWGQLLLADFDDVDKNMVDAKQLFANLSDIHELDDVSYLTDYQKEMIRKFFSNFTDDHNSELKKRFLQLWCHFYDIYTEFNQRMAEQGLAYEGALYRSVVSNESIEFRHKKYLFVGFNMMQVVELNLLDRLKKQGKAAFYWDYDQYYMDGNNEAGHYIRQYLPYYPNELADYPQQEIYNNMTKNKDITYISAPTENIQARYVNSWLKENGRYKMGRNVAIVLSDESLLQSVIHSLPQEVESINITIGYPLQQTPFYSLIQQLIQLQGIGHPKQGDTYRLHYVLIALRHPYTRYISEKYTKLLAKLDEQKRFYPSRDFLSMDGDEGLTLLFRNLEEATASQDEYNRKLITYLLDVLRTIGTHAKDLNDPLFHESLYRTYTLLNRLQDLIIAGDLQVDIITLERLIQQLIQTTSIPFHGEPAEGIQVMGVLETRNLDFDHILVLSCNEGKLPKGVNDSSFIPYTLRKAYGLTTVENKVAIFAYYFHSMLQRAHDITLTYNNATEDGQSGEMSRFMLQMMVESQHSIKRKTLVAGQKPLRPAYSDAQKTDEVMAVLDNIKMITPTFLNTYQRCQKQFYYKYVKGLLEPDEIDEDEVDNKIFGNIFHRAAELFYYTFASKDDIATDDQGKQRLIRPIVITADNLDHALKDTSLVYRLVDQAFREELFKVSSSDYHPKYNGLQLINKEVIASYLRQLITIDRRQAPFTIIGMEIVVSTTLGVATARGQKLFRIGGFIDRLDSVAASGNPSASGNLAERIRVIDYKTGHSRTSHPKDIEEVFGTTPQAMNKHSDYYLQAILYSLIIKNDRRFNPAQEPVSPGLLFIQNAGSEDYDPTLKLGKELLSDVAPLEAEFTEHLRSLLADIYNPAVPLKPTEDKKRCIYCPYAALCK, from the coding sequence ATGAAAGCATTCTTAAAGATAGTAGCAAAAGACATGTTGGAAAAATACGGTACCGACATGAGCGACATCGCAGTGGTGTTCCCTAACAAGCGAGCATCACTATTCCTCAACAGCTACCTGGCACAGTTGGCACATAAGCCTATCTGGACTCCCACCTATATCACCATCAGCGACCTCTTCCGACGCCACTCGGACCTGAAGGTTGCTGACCCTATCAAATCTATCTGCGATTTGCACAAGACCTTCGTGAAATGTACAGGCATCGACGAGACCCTGGACCATTTCTATGGTTGGGGACAGTTGCTGCTTGCCGACTTCGACGATGTGGACAAGAACATGGTGGACGCCAAGCAACTCTTCGCCAACCTGAGCGATATCCATGAGCTGGATGATGTTTCCTATCTCACGGATTACCAGAAGGAGATGATCAGAAAGTTCTTCAGCAACTTCACTGACGACCACAATTCAGAACTCAAGAAACGATTCCTGCAGCTCTGGTGTCATTTCTACGACATCTATACCGAGTTCAACCAGCGAATGGCAGAGCAGGGACTTGCCTACGAAGGTGCACTCTATCGCAGCGTGGTGAGCAACGAAAGCATTGAATTCAGACACAAGAAGTATCTTTTTGTGGGATTCAACATGATGCAGGTGGTAGAACTCAATCTGCTCGACCGACTCAAGAAGCAAGGCAAGGCTGCCTTCTATTGGGATTACGACCAATACTACATGGATGGCAACAACGAGGCGGGTCACTACATCCGCCAATACTTGCCATACTATCCCAACGAACTGGCAGATTATCCGCAGCAGGAAATCTACAACAACATGACGAAGAACAAGGACATCACCTACATCTCTGCACCAACAGAGAATATACAGGCCAGGTATGTCAACTCATGGCTCAAAGAGAATGGCAGATACAAAATGGGACGCAACGTGGCCATTGTATTAAGCGACGAATCGTTGCTGCAGAGCGTTATACATTCACTTCCACAAGAAGTGGAAAGTATCAATATCACAATTGGTTATCCTCTTCAGCAGACACCTTTCTACAGCTTGATTCAGCAACTCATCCAGCTGCAGGGAATCGGGCATCCCAAGCAAGGCGACACCTATCGCCTACACTATGTACTCATCGCCCTGCGCCATCCCTACACCCGCTATATCAGCGAGAAATATACCAAGTTGCTGGCAAAGCTGGACGAACAGAAGCGCTTCTATCCATCAAGAGACTTCCTGAGCATGGATGGCGACGAGGGACTCACTCTCCTATTCCGCAATCTGGAAGAAGCAACAGCAAGTCAGGATGAATATAACAGAAAGCTCATCACCTATCTGCTCGACGTGCTCCGCACCATCGGAACCCATGCCAAGGATTTGAACGACCCTCTCTTCCACGAGTCGCTCTATCGCACCTACACACTCCTGAACCGTCTGCAAGACCTGATTATCGCAGGGGATTTACAGGTGGATATCATCACGCTGGAACGACTGATTCAGCAACTCATCCAAACCACCTCGATTCCGTTCCACGGTGAACCGGCAGAAGGAATACAGGTGATGGGTGTACTCGAAACCAGAAACCTCGACTTCGACCATATCCTGGTTCTCTCTTGCAACGAGGGTAAACTGCCAAAGGGGGTAAACGACTCTTCGTTCATCCCTTACACGCTGCGCAAGGCGTATGGACTTACCACGGTAGAGAACAAGGTGGCTATCTTTGCCTACTATTTCCACAGCATGTTGCAGAGAGCTCACGACATTACGCTCACCTACAACAATGCCACGGAAGACGGACAGTCGGGAGAAATGAGCCGATTCATGCTGCAGATGATGGTAGAAAGCCAGCATTCCATCAAGCGCAAGACCCTGGTAGCAGGACAGAAACCGCTGCGTCCTGCCTATAGCGATGCCCAGAAGACAGATGAAGTGATGGCTGTGCTCGACAACATCAAGATGATAACGCCAACCTTCCTCAACACCTATCAGAGATGCCAGAAGCAATTCTATTATAAATATGTGAAAGGTTTGCTGGAACCTGACGAGATTGATGAGGACGAAGTGGACAACAAAATCTTCGGTAACATCTTCCATAGAGCTGCGGAATTGTTCTACTACACTTTTGCCAGCAAAGACGACATTGCTACGGATGACCAGGGAAAGCAGCGACTTATCCGTCCTATCGTCATCACAGCAGACAACTTGGATCATGCGTTAAAGGATACTTCGCTGGTTTACAGATTGGTGGACCAGGCCTTCAGAGAAGAGTTGTTCAAGGTGAGCAGTTCAGACTATCACCCTAAATACAATGGTCTGCAGCTCATCAACAAGGAGGTGATAGCCAGCTATTTGCGCCAGCTCATCACCATCGACCGCCGCCAGGCACCATTCACCATCATCGGTATGGAGATTGTGGTATCTACCACTTTGGGGGTAGCAACGGCAAGAGGTCAGAAACTGTTTAGGATTGGTGGTTTCATCGACCGTCTCGACTCCGTGGCAGCCAGCGGAAATCCGTCAGCCAGCGGAAATCTTGCCGAACGCATCAGAGTCATCGACTATAAGACAGGCCACTCCAGAACATCTCACCCAAAGGATATCGAAGAAGTCTTCGGTACCACTCCACAGGCAATGAACAAACATAGCGACTACTATCTGCAGGCTATCCTGTACTCGCTGATTATAAAGAACGACAGAAGATTCAATCCAGCACAGGAACCGGTATCGCCGGGATTGCTATTCATTCAGAATGCCGGTTCAGAAGATTACGATCCAACGCTGAAATTGGGAAAAGAATTGCTCTCTGATGTGGCACCACTTGAAGCAGAATTCACGGAACATCTCCGTTCGCTGCTTGCGGATATCTACAACCCAGCCGTGCCACTGAAGCCTACGGAGGACAAGAAGAGATGCATCTACTGTCCGTATGCAGCACTCTGCAAATAA
- a CDS encoding sigma-70 family RNA polymerase sigma factor, with translation MTERETNKIVSENLNYVKSVANQYRGNGVEFDDLVSEGTLAMIMAARKFDETRGSQFVAYASPFIRKAMQQAIDKQSALYRVPKDQKKYAPRNAAKAVSIDAPLSVGNQYTLLDILVNKDAKMADDNTAFTQMLNDLERCVEELDERDRTVISKFYGIGTAHETLAEIAEDMQLKRERVRQIRDKAIRQISRKTTSKVLKHFLRK, from the coding sequence ATGACAGAAAGAGAAACCAACAAAATAGTAAGCGAGAATCTCAACTACGTGAAGTCGGTAGCCAACCAGTATCGTGGCAATGGTGTGGAATTCGACGACCTGGTAAGTGAGGGAACATTGGCTATGATCATGGCCGCCCGGAAGTTCGACGAAACCAGAGGTTCCCAGTTTGTTGCCTATGCATCCCCTTTTATCCGCAAGGCGATGCAGCAGGCGATAGACAAGCAATCGGCTCTTTACAGAGTGCCAAAAGACCAGAAGAAGTATGCACCTCGCAATGCTGCCAAAGCAGTATCCATTGATGCTCCGCTGAGTGTGGGCAACCAATACACCCTGCTCGACATCCTTGTGAACAAGGATGCGAAGATGGCAGACGACAATACAGCTTTCACGCAGATGCTTAACGACTTGGAGCGTTGTGTTGAAGAACTTGACGAAAGAGACAGAACCGTTATCAGCAAGTTCTATGGAATCGGCACAGCACACGAAACCCTGGCAGAAATTGCAGAAGACATGCAATTGAAGCGAGAGCGTGTACGTCAGATAAGAGACAAGGCGATTCGCCAGATATCAAGAAAAACAACCAGCAAGGTTTTGAAACATTTCCTTAGAAAATAA
- a CDS encoding helix-turn-helix domain-containing protein → MAKYNIQPKKEKTARYQTLLSEETKDRLRDEIIRLIVTERKYKDPEYNSKKLAEDLNTNSRYISAVCATRFHKNYSELVNDYRVNDAMSLLTDKRYAKMSVEDISEMAGFSTRQSFYANFYKRIGITPRQYRLDHLQTK, encoded by the coding sequence ATGGCTAAGTATAATATTCAACCCAAAAAAGAGAAAACAGCAAGGTATCAGACTTTGTTGAGCGAGGAGACTAAAGACCGCCTCCGCGATGAGATTATCCGTCTGATTGTAACGGAGAGAAAATACAAGGATCCTGAGTATAACTCTAAGAAGTTGGCAGAGGATCTGAATACTAACTCTCGTTATATTTCAGCAGTGTGTGCCACTCGATTCCACAAGAATTATTCTGAGTTGGTCAATGATTATCGTGTTAATGATGCTATGTCACTTCTTACTGACAAGCGCTACGCTAAGATGAGTGTAGAGGACATCAGTGAGATGGCAGGATTCAGTACACGACAGAGCTTCTATGCTAATTTCTATAAGCGTATCGGTATTACACCACGTCAGTACCGACTTGACCACTTACAGACAAAATAG
- a CDS encoding LTA synthase family protein: MKQILWFVKTYATLVVLFVLQKPLFLILEKGAATQPIDNIFADMPAVIWHGLPLDLSMAGYLSVIPGILSIAAIWFKKDLIRPIMNVYFVITSLIITCSFLVNASLYPYWKYPLDSTPLFYFLTSPADAIASVSIWQVVLTFLLWVVLTVAIWFLLRMRGKKRSYHSRYSNYGFGEFGGGRRGYSDFDRHRVRTSVILLLLTTLLFIPIRGGITVSTMNTGQAYFSPNAFLNHAAVNPLFSFFESITHQEDFADQYRFMDDKEATQLFESMISTSDQNTYPLLNEATFKKGTPDILIVIMESFASDIMPSMGTYKDVAVCLDSIAQESILFNRFYANSYRTDRGLVSILSGYPAQPTASIMRYPHKTAQLPSIAKSLIDQRHYQTTYYYGGDADFCNMRSFLTSQGYENIIADKDFPLADRMSKWGVPDHLVANKLMADIKAQQNTKHPMLRVFQTSSSHEPFEVPYHRLADKRLNAFAYTDSVMGAIVREYKKLPRWKNTLIVFVPDHVGGYKEGLNDSDRSRYQIPLILAGGAISRPLKVGIIGSQQDIAATLLAQLGVNHNDFKFSKNMMSDATPKFAFFTKPDLFGVVSEENSIIYDNKLQKVVYDKGQKGYNLKRGKAYLQKLYDDLASK, encoded by the coding sequence ATGAAGCAGATTCTATGGTTTGTTAAAACTTATGCTACGCTAGTAGTCTTGTTTGTTTTGCAGAAGCCCTTGTTTCTCATTTTGGAGAAGGGAGCCGCAACTCAACCTATTGATAATATTTTCGCAGACATGCCAGCTGTTATCTGGCATGGACTTCCTCTTGACCTTTCGATGGCAGGTTATCTTTCTGTCATCCCAGGCATTCTGTCTATTGCTGCCATCTGGTTCAAGAAAGATCTGATACGCCCTATCATGAACGTTTACTTCGTAATTACTTCATTGATTATCACATGCAGCTTTCTGGTAAACGCAAGTCTTTATCCATATTGGAAGTACCCGCTGGATAGTACTCCCCTCTTCTATTTCCTCACATCGCCAGCAGACGCTATAGCTAGCGTAAGCATCTGGCAAGTGGTACTCACCTTTTTGCTCTGGGTAGTCCTCACCGTTGCCATCTGGTTCCTGCTCCGCATGCGTGGAAAGAAGCGCAGCTACCACAGCAGATACAGCAACTACGGATTCGGAGAATTCGGCGGCGGAAGAAGAGGATACAGCGACTTTGACCGTCACCGTGTGCGCACTTCCGTTATCCTGCTGCTTCTCACCACACTCCTCTTTATCCCTATCCGTGGCGGCATCACCGTATCAACCATGAATACGGGACAGGCATACTTCAGCCCGAATGCATTTTTGAACCACGCTGCAGTAAACCCACTGTTCAGCTTCTTCGAGTCAATCACACATCAGGAAGATTTTGCTGACCAATACCGCTTCATGGATGACAAGGAAGCTACCCAACTCTTTGAGAGCATGATTAGCACCAGCGATCAGAATACTTATCCGCTCCTTAACGAGGCAACCTTCAAAAAAGGTACACCCGACATTCTTATCGTCATCATGGAGAGTTTCGCCAGCGATATCATGCCGTCGATGGGTACTTACAAGGATGTAGCCGTCTGCCTGGATTCCATTGCACAGGAAAGTATCCTCTTCAACAGATTCTATGCCAACAGCTATCGCACCGACCGAGGTCTGGTTTCGATCTTAAGCGGATATCCGGCTCAGCCTACGGCAAGCATCATGCGCTATCCACACAAGACAGCACAGTTGCCATCTATAGCCAAGAGTCTGATAGACCAACGCCACTATCAGACCACCTATTATTATGGTGGCGACGCAGACTTCTGCAACATGCGTTCATTCCTTACTTCACAAGGATACGAAAACATCATAGCAGACAAGGATTTTCCTCTGGCAGACAGGATGAGCAAATGGGGCGTACCAGACCATCTGGTGGCCAACAAACTGATGGCAGACATCAAAGCTCAGCAAAACACAAAACATCCGATGCTCAGAGTATTCCAGACTTCAAGCAGCCATGAGCCTTTCGAGGTTCCATACCACAGATTGGCAGACAAACGTCTCAACGCCTTCGCCTATACAGACAGCGTGATGGGTGCCATCGTCAGAGAGTACAAGAAACTGCCACGTTGGAAGAATACACTCATCGTATTTGTACCCGACCATGTGGGTGGATACAAGGAAGGGCTCAATGATTCCGACCGCAGTCGTTATCAGATACCGCTCATCCTGGCAGGAGGCGCTATTTCCCGTCCTCTGAAAGTAGGCATCATCGGTTCGCAGCAGGATATTGCCGCCACTCTCCTTGCACAACTCGGGGTAAATCACAATGACTTCAAGTTCAGCAAGAACATGATGAGCGATGCCACCCCAAAGTTCGCCTTCTTTACCAAGCCAGATCTCTTTGGCGTAGTATCAGAAGAAAACTCCATCATCTATGACAACAAGTTGCAAAAGGTGGTTTACGACAAGGGGCAAAAAGGCTATAACTTGAAACGCGGCAAGGCATATTTACAGAAGCTGTATGATGACCTGGCAAGCAAATAA
- a CDS encoding phosphatase PAP2 family protein yields MLEIIHQLEQIDTQVFLFFNGMHCEFFDYFMMMASHRFIWIPFYATFVWVMICNFHWKVTLITILAVALLILLCDQTASGLLKPMVERLRPSNLDNPISPLVHVVNDYRGGRYGFPSSHSANSWGAAFFAMYLARSRKLNIFLMIWATVISYSRTYLGVHYPGDLLVGMMIGFTMATIVFLVYQFFFKSYTIQFYKHEERLKQDYIPITIGIASFAVMLLISGVMCYII; encoded by the coding sequence ATGTTAGAAATCATACATCAATTAGAGCAGATAGACACTCAGGTCTTTCTGTTCTTCAATGGTATGCACTGCGAGTTTTTCGACTATTTCATGATGATGGCGAGCCATCGCTTCATCTGGATTCCCTTTTATGCTACGTTCGTTTGGGTAATGATATGCAACTTTCACTGGAAGGTGACTCTCATCACCATACTGGCGGTAGCACTACTGATTCTGCTCTGTGACCAGACAGCTTCAGGTTTACTCAAGCCCATGGTGGAACGACTACGTCCTAGTAATTTAGACAATCCCATCTCACCATTGGTTCATGTGGTAAACGATTACCGAGGCGGCAGATACGGTTTTCCTTCTTCCCATTCTGCCAACTCATGGGGAGCAGCATTCTTTGCCATGTATCTGGCACGAAGCAGGAAGCTCAATATATTCCTTATGATATGGGCTACAGTAATCAGTTACTCCCGCACCTATCTCGGAGTACATTACCCAGGCGACCTGCTTGTGGGAATGATGATTGGCTTTACCATGGCCACTATCGTATTCCTGGTGTATCAGTTCTTCTTCAAGAGCTATACCATCCAGTTTTACAAGCATGAGGAAAGACTGAAACAAGACTATATACCTATCACAATAGGCATAGCCAGTTTTGCCGTCATGCTGCTGATAAGCGGAGTGATGTGTTACATCATATAG
- a CDS encoding glutamine--tRNA ligase/YqeY domain fusion protein, translating to MAINEESKIEEKAKSISFVEQLVEEDLKEGKNAGRIQTRFPPEPNGYLHIGHAKAICMDFGVAEKYKGVCNLRFDDTNPSKENNEYVENILQDIQWLGFKWGNIYYASDYFEKLWDFAIWMIKKGNAYIDEQTAEEIAAQKGTPTTPGTASPYRDRPVEENLALFEKMNTPEAVEGSMVLRAKLDMANPNMHFRDPIMYRIIQTPHHRTGTKWHAYPMYDFAHGQSDYFEGVTHSICTLEFVPHRPLYDKFVDFLKEMDGSDDVLNDNRPRQIEFNRLNLTYTVMSKRKLHTLVDEHLVNGWDDPRMPTLCGMRRRGYSPESIRMFIDSIGYTKFDALNDMALLEASVREDLNKKACRVSAVLDPVKLVITNYPEGESEEMEAINNPENEADGTHTITFSKNLWIERADFMEDAPKKFFRMTPGKEVRLKNAYIVKCTGCTKDENGVITEIQAEYDPISKSGMEGANRKVKGTLHWVSADHCVKAEVREYDRLFAIENPSADDRDFRELLNPESYHDFKECYVEEYAATKKPGEYLQFQRIGYFMADLDTTDEKPVFNKTVGLKDTWAKQNK from the coding sequence ATGGCAATTAATGAAGAAAGCAAAATCGAAGAGAAAGCAAAGAGCATCTCTTTCGTAGAACAGTTGGTTGAGGAAGACCTCAAGGAAGGTAAGAACGCAGGTCGAATTCAGACCCGTTTTCCACCAGAGCCTAACGGTTACCTTCACATCGGTCATGCCAAAGCCATCTGCATGGACTTCGGCGTAGCCGAGAAATACAAAGGTGTCTGCAACCTCCGTTTCGACGACACCAACCCTAGCAAGGAAAATAACGAATACGTAGAAAACATTCTCCAGGATATTCAGTGGCTCGGCTTCAAGTGGGGCAACATTTACTATGCTTCTGACTATTTTGAGAAGTTGTGGGATTTTGCAATTTGGATGATCAAGAAGGGGAATGCTTACATCGACGAGCAGACCGCTGAGGAAATCGCAGCACAGAAGGGTACTCCTACTACTCCAGGTACTGCCAGCCCATACCGCGACCGCCCTGTTGAGGAGAACCTCGCTCTCTTTGAGAAGATGAATACTCCTGAGGCTGTTGAGGGTAGCATGGTACTCCGTGCCAAGCTCGACATGGCTAACCCTAACATGCACTTCCGCGACCCTATCATGTATCGTATTATCCAGACTCCACACCACCGCACAGGAACCAAGTGGCATGCATATCCGATGTATGACTTCGCACACGGACAGAGCGACTACTTCGAGGGTGTAACCCACTCTATCTGTACACTGGAGTTTGTGCCTCACCGCCCACTCTACGACAAGTTTGTTGACTTCCTGAAAGAGATGGACGGCAGCGATGACGTATTGAACGACAATCGCCCACGCCAGATTGAGTTCAACCGCTTGAACCTCACCTACACTGTGATGAGTAAGCGTAAGCTCCACACATTGGTGGATGAGCACTTGGTAAATGGTTGGGACGACCCACGAATGCCTACACTTTGCGGTATGCGTCGCCGTGGTTACTCACCAGAGAGCATCCGCATGTTCATCGACAGCATTGGCTACACCAAGTTTGATGCTCTCAACGACATGGCACTTCTGGAAGCTTCTGTTCGTGAGGACTTGAACAAGAAGGCTTGCCGCGTAAGCGCTGTGCTCGACCCAGTGAAACTTGTCATCACCAACTATCCTGAGGGTGAGAGCGAGGAGATGGAGGCAATCAACAACCCTGAGAACGAGGCAGATGGTACACATACCATCACATTCTCAAAGAATCTCTGGATTGAGCGTGCCGACTTCATGGAGGATGCTCCTAAGAAGTTCTTCCGTATGACTCCAGGCAAGGAAGTACGCCTAAAGAACGCTTACATCGTGAAGTGTACAGGTTGCACCAAGGATGAGAATGGCGTTATCACAGAGATTCAGGCTGAGTACGACCCAATCAGCAAGAGCGGAATGGAAGGTGCCAACCGCAAGGTAAAGGGTACTCTGCACTGGGTATCTGCAGACCACTGCGTAAAGGCAGAGGTACGTGAGTACGATCGCCTCTTCGCCATCGAGAACCCATCTGCAGATGATCGCGACTTCCGCGAACTGCTCAATCCTGAGAGCTATCACGATTTCAAGGAGTGCTACGTAGAGGAGTATGCTGCAACCAAGAAGCCAGGAGAATATCTCCAGTTCCAGCGTATCGGCTACTTCATGGCAGACCTCGATACCACAGACGAGAAACCTGTATTCAACAAGACTGTAGGCTTGAAGGATACCTGGGCTAAGCAGAACAAATAA
- a CDS encoding DedA family protein, whose protein sequence is MNTADLFLWILDNLNYWVVTLFMAIESSFIPFPSEVVVPPAAWKAMDPNSGMSFILVIVFATIGADLGALINYYLAKWVGRPIIYSFADSRIGHMCLIDRKKVEVAEEFFRKHGAASTIFGRLVPAVRQLISIPAGLAGMHVGKFLLYTTIGAGVWNTVLATIGWGIYEYTDYKTTQDVYKQAVQYSHEIGYVILALAVVVVAFIAYKGIKKK, encoded by the coding sequence ATGAATACAGCAGATCTTTTTCTTTGGATTCTGGATAACTTGAACTATTGGGTGGTTACTCTTTTCATGGCTATCGAAAGTTCATTCATACCATTCCCATCAGAAGTGGTTGTTCCACCAGCTGCCTGGAAGGCAATGGATCCTAACAGTGGAATGTCGTTTATCCTCGTCATCGTGTTTGCCACCATCGGTGCAGACCTCGGTGCCCTCATCAACTACTATTTGGCAAAATGGGTTGGCCGCCCTATCATCTACAGTTTTGCTGACAGCCGAATCGGCCACATGTGCCTCATCGACCGCAAGAAGGTGGAAGTGGCAGAGGAGTTTTTCCGCAAGCATGGTGCTGCATCTACCATTTTCGGCAGATTGGTACCAGCGGTTCGCCAGCTTATCAGTATCCCTGCCGGACTGGCAGGAATGCACGTAGGCAAGTTCCTGCTCTACACAACTATCGGTGCCGGTGTATGGAACACCGTATTGGCAACCATAGGTTGGGGAATTTATGAATATACTGATTACAAGACAACTCAGGATGTTTACAAGCAGGCAGTACAGTATAGCCACGAGATTGGTTATGTCATTCTGGCGCTTGCCGTAGTAGTCGTTGCGTTTATCGCATACAAGGGAATCAAGAAGAAATAA
- a CDS encoding mannose-1-phosphate guanylyltransferase — MAHKNNHLVIMAGGVGSRFWPMSTEEKPKQFIDVLGTGRSLLQLTFDRFEGVCAPENVWVVTNKKYAALVHEQLPEIPEGNILQEPCRRNTAPCIAYISWRIKEKDPQANIVVSPADHIVMNGNEFRRVIVSALKFTSETDSIVTLGMKPTRPETGYGYIQADLRTPSARNKEIYRVDQFREKPDLATATEYIKDKSFFWNAGIFVMSAATIVNAFRVYQPSIAKIFESMRSIYGTDKEQAEIDLRYPECESISIDYAIMEKAEEIFVMPADFGWSDLGTWGSLLAQSRKDLYGNATIGENIVMIESKNNIVHTLNEKKVVIQGLEGYIVAEEDGTLLICKLSEEQRIKQFSGSEK, encoded by the coding sequence ATGGCTCATAAAAATAATCATTTAGTCATCATGGCTGGTGGAGTAGGCAGTAGATTCTGGCCTATGAGTACCGAGGAAAAGCCAAAGCAGTTTATCGATGTTCTAGGAACAGGTCGTTCACTTTTGCAGCTTACCTTCGACCGTTTCGAGGGCGTGTGTGCACCTGAGAATGTTTGGGTAGTTACAAATAAGAAATATGCAGCGCTGGTTCATGAGCAGTTGCCTGAAATTCCTGAAGGCAACATCTTGCAGGAACCATGCCGTAGAAATACAGCTCCTTGTATCGCTTACATCAGTTGGCGCATCAAGGAGAAGGATCCACAGGCTAATATTGTGGTTTCTCCTGCCGATCATATCGTGATGAATGGCAATGAATTCAGAAGGGTGATTGTTTCTGCCTTGAAGTTTACCAGTGAAACTGACAGTATCGTAACTTTGGGTATGAAGCCTACCCGTCCGGAGACAGGTTATGGCTACATTCAGGCAGATTTGCGTACGCCTTCTGCCCGCAATAAGGAAATCTATCGTGTTGATCAGTTCAGAGAGAAGCCTGATTTGGCTACTGCAACAGAGTATATCAAGGATAAGAGTTTCTTCTGGAATGCAGGTATCTTCGTGATGAGTGCGGCAACCATCGTCAATGCGTTCCGCGTTTATCAGCCTAGCATAGCGAAGATTTTCGAGAGCATGCGCAGCATCTATGGCACTGACAAGGAACAGGCTGAAATCGATCTTCGTTATCCTGAGTGTGAGAGTATCTCTATTGACTATGCCATCATGGAGAAGGCTGAGGAAATCTTCGTGATGCCTGCCGACTTCGGTTGGAGTGACCTCGGTACATGGGGTAGCCTCCTGGCACAGAGCCGCAAGGATTTGTATGGCAATGCTACCATCGGCGAGAACATCGTGATGATTGAGTCTAAGAATAATATTGTTCATACCTTGAACGAGAAGAAGGTGGTTATCCAGGGATTGGAAGGCTACATCGTAGCAGAGGAAGATGGCACCCTTCTTATCTGCAAGCTATCTGAAGAGCAGCGCATCAAGCAGTTCTCCGGTAGTGAAAAGTAA